DNA sequence from the Leptospirillum ferrooxidans C2-3 genome:
CTGCGGCGGAGCCCAGTGTTGGGGGCAGGTTTGCCAGTCTCTGGGGCATACGCCGATGCTGATTCCTCTGCATCACGTCAAGCCCTTTGCCACCTCCCAGAAGAATGATTTCAATGTGCGACGTGAAAAGTCGCTTGCAGGAGCTGTTCTGTAGGAAGAACCCACTGTTCAGCCAGTGGAGCCCACCGACACATGCGGGAGGAGTAATCGTCCGGTATGAAGCTGTCGGAAACGTACCCGCGGGGAACCGTAGGACAAGTCGTGAGAGGAATCCGAACCTGGTAGCAACGACCGGGGAGGGGCAAGGGCTAGACGGGAAAGGTCAACCCAGGTGAATCGTCGCAAGCATCGTTACGTTTGACAAGCTCAAGTTGCTGGCCAAGGCTTGAACCAAAAGGTAAGCGGGTTGGTAGATCTTCTGTTGTATAGGATTTACGCTGACGACAACTCCCGCCGGTGTACAGACGAGACCTTCCCCCATCGCACGCTCATCAAGCGGAACACGACAACCCCGTATGCCTGCCCTTCGGGGCAAGCCAACCGCAAGGAAGGCCCTTGGGCATGCGGGCGAAGGAAGCCGGAAAAAGCGAAGGCCCGGCGGTAATCGCCGGGATAGGGGTTCATGCCCTGCCCCGAAAGGGGGCCCACGTCCGGCTGATGCTCAATCACAAATTCTTCTGAACGTTTTGCAGAGAAAGGTTGACGTAGATGACGGAAACCCCGCCAACGTTGCCCCATCGCTCCTTCACGCACTGGGGCCTTATCGACTGGTCCCGAGTCGAGAGGGTGGTAAAAGGACTTCAGACGCGCATTGTGAAGGCCACGCAAGAGGAAGACTGGGGAAAAGTCAAAGACCTCCAGCGTCTTCTGACACGCTCGTTCTTCGGTCGACTTCTGGCCGTGAAGCGAGTGACAGAAAACCAAGGAAAGGCAACGCCGGGTGTGGACGGAGTGATCTGGTCCACCCCGGAATCGAAGATCCGAGCCCTGCCGACCCTGAAACGGGAGGGATATCAATCCCAACCGCTCCGAAGGGTCTTCATTCCGAAAAGCAACGGCAAGATGCGGCCGCTTGGCATCCCCACCATGAAGGACCGAGCCATGCAGGCGCTTCATCTGCTGGCTCTGGATCCGGTGGCGGAAACGCGGGCGGACGGAAGCTCCTATGGCTTCCGACCGGGGCGGTCGACCGCAGATGCGAGAGCACATCTCTTTCTTCTGTTGGCCAGTCGCAAACGCTCTCCCTGGGTCCTTGAAGGGGACATCGAAGCCTGCTTCGACCGGATCAGCCACGACTGGTTGGTGTCCAACGTTCCTATGGACAAGACCATGCTTCAACAGTGGCTGAAGGCAGGAGTGATTCACAAAGGAGAACTCCAACCCACGAAGTCCGGGACCCCGCAGGGCGGAATTATTTCGCCTGTGCTCGCTAACTGGGCCTTGGACGGTCTAGATCTCTGGCTTAAAACATGGTCGGAAGGAAAGGGCCTCCATCTCGTGCGTTATGCCGATGACTGGATTCTGACCGGGCCTTCGAAAGACGTTCTGGAAAGGGCCAAGGAGCGCATACAGGAGTTTCTGACGGAACGGGGAATGACCCTGTCTCCGACGAAAACCTTTATTGCCCACATCGACGAGGGGTTCAATTTTCTCGGGTGGAATTTCCGAAAGTATTACGGGAAGCTCCTGATTAAACCGTCGGAAAAGAATGTGAAAGCGATTCTGACGAAAATCCGGGATTGGGTTAAAGGACACAAACAGGCGCAGCAAATCGACGTGATTGGCTTTCTGAATCCGCTGATCCGTGGGTGGTCCAACTACCACCGCGGGGCCGTCGCCAAGGAAACCTTCGCCCATGTGGATTCCAAGATTTTCGAGCTGTTATGGCAATGGGCCAAACGCCGACATCCGAGGAAAAGCGCCCGATGGATCAGGGAACGTTATTTTCACACCATCGGGACACGAATCTGGGTGTTTGCGGACCAAGACGACAAGGGAAATTGGGTATCGCTGGTCAAAGCCAGCGATACGAAGATCGTAAGACACGTCAAGGTCAGGAAAGAAGCCAACCCCTACGATCCCATCTGGAAAACATACTTCAAGGACCGCCACAAGCGGAAGCGAGAAGCATTCGGAGAAGAAAGATGGGGCATGGCTGAACTGTGAAGAGGAAAGAGCGCACCTGCGCCTGAAGCCTTCATCCCATTGTCTTCAACAGCGCCACCAAGGTTGGAAAGCGCGACCGGCTCCCTCAAGGGGCTTATGAGTGTTCGAGCCACGGTGAAGGGAAACTTTCACGCCGGGTTCCTCGGGGGCTTGGGACCTGAAAGGGTCCCCGGCTACCCTACGATGCGGAGGCTATTGGGGAAGCTTCTCTTCGCCCTCGCACCACAAGGGTTCCCGTCAAGACGCCCGAGCAGCAGGATCTGGCGATGCTGATCTCCGCCCGGCAGGGGCTGATCAACGACCGGACGGCTCTGGTAAACCGGACCCGGGCGTTTCTTCTGGAAAGAGGCTTCGTCCTTCCCCTGGGGATTGCGGCTCTCCAAAACCGGCTTCCAGAGCTTCTGGACGACGGAGCAAACAGCCTGACGCTGGTCACTCGCACGCTGATCCGGGAGCTTCAGGCCCAGATCCGGTCTCAGACGGAAAAGATCGGGGAGATCGATGCGATTGTAAATCGTAAAATAGATTTGACCCTTTATTGAAAGATAAAACTGACCCCCCTTCGAAAAGAAAATTGTTAAAGTCCTCTCAGGAATATCTTGAGAGGAGGGAAGGGGTGGTCAGCATGTATCTGTGGCAGAAGATTCGGATGATGCGGGAAAACAAGCAAGGGATTAAAGCGATTGCCCGGACATTGAAGCTTTCAAGGAATACCGTGAAAAAGTATCTCCGATCTGCGGAGCCTCCGGTTTTTCACAAACGAGAGTACGCCCGGAAGATTGCGCCGTATGAAGGTCGGATCGTCGAGATGGTTCGGAAGCGGTACATCGGGACCCGGATCTATGAGGAGCTGGTGGCGGAAGGATATCGGGGATCCCTGAAGACCTTGTACAACCATTTGTCCCGGATTCGATCTGAAGAGCGGGAGAAAGCCCGAAGCACCGTTCGGATGGAAACGGGGCCGGGAGAGCAGATGCAGTACGACTGGACCGAGTGGGAGATTGATTGGGGGGGAACAGTCCAGACGGTTTATATCCATGCCGTGGTTCTGGGCTACAGCCGGCTGACCCATTTTTCCTGTTCCGCCACGATCCGCCAGGAGGATGTGATGAAAGCGCTGGAACGGGCCTTTGCCTTTTTCGGAGGAACCTGCCGAACGCTTCTGATGGACAACGGGAGCCAGATGGTGGTGGAGAACCGGAAGGAGAAAGGCGTCCGCTTCAACGAGTCCTTCCTGATGTTTTGCGGCCTGTACGGGATCGATCCGGAAGCCTGCCAGCCCTATCGCGCCCGTACGAAGGGAAAAGTCGAGCGGACCTTCTTCTCGCTCAAGGAACGGGGGCTCCGGGGCAAGAAGGTGTCGGACTGGGGCAGCCTGGAGAATCTGCTCCAGACCTTCACCCGGACCTTCAACCAGCGCCGTCACCAGACCCTTCACGAAAAGCCGGTGGACCGCTTTGAACATGAGAAGTCCCTTCTTCGGCCCTTGGTCCCGGTCGATCCCCGGCGCCTCTACGAAGGCGAAATCCGGAAAGTCAGCTCCGACGGATATATTCGGTGGGATGGACACGCCTATCCCGTTCCCATGCGTTTCTGTGGACGGAGTGTC
Encoded proteins:
- the ltrA gene encoding group II intron reverse transcriptase/maturase, whose protein sequence is MTETPPTLPHRSFTHWGLIDWSRVERVVKGLQTRIVKATQEEDWGKVKDLQRLLTRSFFGRLLAVKRVTENQGKATPGVDGVIWSTPESKIRALPTLKREGYQSQPLRRVFIPKSNGKMRPLGIPTMKDRAMQALHLLALDPVAETRADGSSYGFRPGRSTADARAHLFLLLASRKRSPWVLEGDIEACFDRISHDWLVSNVPMDKTMLQQWLKAGVIHKGELQPTKSGTPQGGIISPVLANWALDGLDLWLKTWSEGKGLHLVRYADDWILTGPSKDVLERAKERIQEFLTERGMTLSPTKTFIAHIDEGFNFLGWNFRKYYGKLLIKPSEKNVKAILTKIRDWVKGHKQAQQIDVIGFLNPLIRGWSNYHRGAVAKETFAHVDSKIFELLWQWAKRRHPRKSARWIRERYFHTIGTRIWVFADQDDKGNWVSLVKASDTKIVRHVKVRKEANPYDPIWKTYFKDRHKRKREAFGEERWGMAEL
- the istA gene encoding IS21 family transposase, whose amino-acid sequence is MYLWQKIRMMRENKQGIKAIARTLKLSRNTVKKYLRSAEPPVFHKREYARKIAPYEGRIVEMVRKRYIGTRIYEELVAEGYRGSLKTLYNHLSRIRSEEREKARSTVRMETGPGEQMQYDWTEWEIDWGGTVQTVYIHAVVLGYSRLTHFSCSATIRQEDVMKALERAFAFFGGTCRTLLMDNGSQMVVENRKEKGVRFNESFLMFCGLYGIDPEACQPYRARTKGKVERTFFSLKERGLRGKKVSDWGSLENLLQTFTRTFNQRRHQTLHEKPVDRFEHEKSLLRPLVPVDPRRLYEGEIRKVSSDGYIRWDGHAYPVPMRFCGRSVWVTVESGIRLTVWGEGETPLLTHPLRTGSPDPLPPHPEHQEAEPRRKKRREGLRARWVGRFRERFGEEVEPFLEGLQEATGPNFTWHVSEIVELLERYDPEEGRRVLREAQACQGFHKNFLRPLLRPECLLPVPEGMALPMGASLTRSLDCYGGLGEEVCHD